The Alnus glutinosa chromosome 10, dhAlnGlut1.1, whole genome shotgun sequence DNA window ttttcttcttttaattttaatttttcttttcttttttttcttatttctttttgtttttgtttttaccgattcttctttctttttccttttttctttttttttttcttttcttattttatttcctaatttctttcctaattttattttattttttattttattttctatttctttggaCCTACAAATAttcctttacattttttaatgacactaaattaatttaaatcaattatttactcagttttagtattttaattactacaaaatgtcttggacattacagtCGCAATGGCTCGGCCTCAGGTACGGAAACCGTGGAAATATGAGGCGGTTGCCGCACACTCATTCACTTTTAGATatcatcattaaattatattgttTCAAAGTCTGTTCGAGATTGGAAATGATTTGTAGGGGATGTTTTTCAGTCCCCCAACtggcatttttaataaaaaaaattattttttcatgaaaaagggCGAGTGGGGGACGGTTTCCGGTCCTCTGTGAATCACGCCTCGTTCGGGATTGCGTTAGAAAAATATAACTTTtgtttaagggttaaatatctcattggtatttgagttttaagcgtttttaaatttagtatttgagttttcatttttatcataggtggtacatgagttaaaagtaaaaacccatttggtacctctattagattttcttttcaaattttaacggctcgccacgtttCAACTGCTGAGGttaacacacacacattatatatatatatatatatatatatatatataataacaaaattaaaaataaaaaaaataaaaaaataaaaataaaaattatgggttttggcTCATGGggtggtaatttttttttttttttttttatgagttttggcccttaggggtggccaaaccaccctcgtggcccatggaggtggttcggccacccccgagagccaaaacccatcaatttttttttattttttttctgtcatggggtgtttcggccacccccatggttgCCAAAGGAGGTGGCTCAGccatcctttttattttatttttttcttttcttcaatttttatttttttttaaaaaaattataattattttttaaagatttttttttttttttttttttatatagtgccataTGTCAACCTCAGTGGTTGACGCATGGCAAGCCGTCAATGGCGGAGACAAAGGGGGGCGCTCGCCCCCTCTAAATGtctgaagaaattttttttttacagctatctgaaaaaaaaaaaaaattacattaaaaagaagaaaaataatgctGATGCTAATGCCCGCCCCCTGCtgataatagaagaaaaaaaaattacatgaaaaaACCAACcatcaaagaaaattttatccaaaaaaaaccacaacaacAACCATTAAATGCTCAAGAAGAGGGATGGaacaattttgtgaaaaaataaaaaataaaaaaattacatttatctcTCCATCTTGGGAAACTTTAGAACTCCTGCATAGAAAAAACCAACCATCAGAAGCCAAGATtacaaatcttttaaaaaaacacaaatcttgTTCTTTGGCCTCTAGCATCTCCGCCTCTACCTCGGCAATCTCTTACACCGTAAaccttctactttttttttttctttttctttttcttttttttctctaaactgAGCTGAGAGTGTGACTATGTGAGACAATGGTTGTTAAGTTGTTGTCTTTCTTCATttgcttttcagttttcaagaTAACGATAAAAATATGTGGTTGAcaggttgtttttgttttgctattcagaattattttttttttagacactTTTTAGAATTTCAGTCATTGCAAGTTGAAATGTGACTTGTCAATGTGGGTcaaaaccacattttttttccttttttttttaaagttaattttctttggtttacttttctttattaCTTACAATCATTGCAATTTGCAAAGATCTTTAATCtttattacttaataaattataacttttatttttgttcaaacttcCATAGTTgaattcagtttatttatttattcttttgacaTCAATGtgattataaattattttattgagtcttcttatttattatagtttttttatttattattctgatAAGAACAACATTgccaattttctttttataaggttttctttatactttgggAGTAGGCCAAGTGACAAGTTCCAGTAGAATTTTTGCCACTCTCAGGTacattatttgttattgtttgttctttttattaagaCATTGTTTGTTGATTTGTTAGATTAATAGCTATCGgaatatgctaataattttattagaatatcaTTAGAGTATGTGCCATTAGGCCATTAGTTGTTTAGTGTGAAAAGTTTACTTTGAAAGGGAAATTTTTGAAAGCTTCAATTCAGATTTAATACTtgataattttgtttctttaagaGCATGTAGGATGCAATTTTAGACACATTGTATTtcatattttgtaatttttgtatttttgtttttttttttttgtattagtgcctacatgttaactgatatatcaatttggcatatatttatgaagtttgatagatacattttttgtgatacatatattatgttataatttatattttgaattgtaattaccatacttttatatattataataaaaatataatatataaaaagaacaaaaaaaataatttatcattatattttattattttaattccgccCCTACTTGGCTCTGCCACTGCAAGCCGTTAAAATTTGaacggaaaatctaacaaaggtaccaaatgagtttttacccctaattcaggtaccactcataatacaaatgaaaattcaagtactaaatttaaaaacgcttaaaactcaggtaccaataaggtatttaaccctttgtTTAATGACAAAGTTAGAAAGAGatttatagggaaaaaaaaaaaaaaaaaactttatttttcagCTCCTCCCAAAAGTGCGGTTTGAgcttttttagagcaaaaagaTTTTTTACCAACCGACCCCATTTTTGCTTGGCACAgttttttatgtactaaaaacacttttttgagCTCCTTAACACAATCCTCAACAAGTTTTTAGTCCTCATTGTTGCTTCATTTCTAAAGTGCTTTGACCACTCCATGTTGCTTTACTTTCCTCTTTTGTCTTTTCCAAGACTCAAAAGAAGAGTGAATGTTCTATAAATAATGGACAAAGTTTTTCACTCCTGTTgaatctattaaactgatatatgtctttagagaaaataatttggaggaaaattttgttcattaatGATAAAAATGTGAGGCTACAGAAGATATCATAACCTCAGACTTTTTTCAATTCTCATTTTAAAACTTTCTTTCACATTCTCCGATTTGTCAAATAGTAATGCTACTTTTCACACCTATTTATCACATTCATTTTACACCGGCTTAGTGTGTTAGAAGTAACTGACATgaaaagccacttaaaacatatCACGTCAGCCAGTATAAACTGAATGTGAACAGTATCGTTACTTTTGCAAATATACATTTTGGGAACCAAATTAAATAGACTCTATTCTGCACTTAAGATGACCTAATTTATTTGCAATACCATTGGCTACTATCTATGAATCTTCTAGGAAGGCCCATCATCAAATGATAAATATCCCAATTCGATAGTTTTAAGGAATGTGATATTATTTAGCTTCTTgtcaaatattaatttctaaacCATTATTTTTGGCAGTTGGAAACAGAGACATGTGATAGAAATATCAGACAAATTCATCTTTGTTTTAGAAGATCCAATCCTTGTGTTGCTCATGGCTCTCTAAAAATCCTTTTGAAACAGGAATCACAAATCCTTGTGCTTCTCCCAATCGCAGCCTTGTGCAACAGGAAGAGTTATCAATGAGCTTTGGAAACACCCATTTGCATAGAAAAGCCAAGTAAACCATGTGATTCccaggaacaaaaaaaaaacaaaatcaaaaagtaAGATGTGTGATTGTTAATCCTAGAGTTCTATTAATTGTAAATCAAGAAGTTGAGAtaattagagaaaaaagaaagaaaaaaattaagaaagaatttcacttataatctttgatctttcatcacttttgaaataaagtacttaaattttaaaacgtgTGAATTTAAGATATCcatattttaatttcaaccatcggttaaattttttcattaaatcctattaaaattctgaaaataccctttttttttttttttaagaaaaaaaagaaagaaaaaaaattgtaaggatttaggtgttagacagaatttaacagaatttgcaaaaatacttatacttgaatttttgaaattttttgaatttattttaaaaaacaaaacacagggtattttggaaattttagatagaatttaacggaaatttttaacaaagggttaagattgaaaaaaattgaaagatgaatactctAAATTCATAtgtttaaagtttgggtaccttatttcaaaagtaatgaaacaTCAAatgttaagtgaagttttcccaaaaaTTAATAACTTCAAGGTGATCAAAACTTTAAAACTTGTAGGTAATGGATCGAGATCCCCTATAAATAACAGAAGCTCAAGTAATGAAGAGAACTATTTTTTTGCcacttttttccaaaaaatattctcAGCTgaacatcgaaacaaacggagcgtAAATGTattgaaaacaaaccaaaaattaagcacaaatcTCACTCACTGTCTGGATTTAGCACCAAGTTTAGAGGCAAAATATCCTTTTCATTGTGCATACAATTACTCATTGCCGGTGCAATAGGATTAGGATATTTCTGTTACTAGTACAAAACACCTAATGTAAAGTTTTAGAGGGTATATCAGCCACAGGAGCACTTGACATTGCAGGTGGTCCTCTCCCAAGACGACCTTGAGGTCCAGGAGTAGTAGAAGCATCTGTGTGAACTTCTGAAATAAAATTTGGCCCTTCAACTTTCCTCATCTGCTGCCATTTATTCTTTCTCAAATCAATCGCATCCTTCAACATGAACCTGACCCTAGAAGATAAATTCATATTATTGGATAATGCCTTCATTCTATCAAAATATGCGTCCATATGCTCCTTAGCTTTTTGATGGTCGATCATCTCCCCAATAGTAATCATCAATTTGCACAAAGCTTCAACAACTTCTTCATCAGGATCCTGATACTGGCCCAGCAATTTGTGTAAGCATGCGTGCATTATTCGCTCAGTCaacattttcttcttgtacaaCTCCCCAATTATTCTAATGTTACCCAACATTCTTCTTCTAGCCttatctctcttctcttctctttcctcaGCAGACTGTTTAATCTGATCCTCTTCATCAGCTTtattagcttcttcttcttgctctctTTCCCCCCTCTCAAATTCCTCCTGGCACTTGTTCAGAAGAACTCTCTTGAAAGTTAACTTTTCATTATCTTCATTGAAATCAGGCAACTCCCCAGCCAGATGACTACAAAAATTTACATACGTCTCACAGTAAATAGGCCCCATTAAAGCTCTGTCAAAGATCTGTGAGACAAAACTAATTAGAGTGGCAGCATTGTCAATGTTAATTGCTTTCACTTGCTCAATAAGTTTCTCAAAGTTCGTTGGAGTAAGTTTGTTTAAAATATCTCTTATTTGCCTTTGCTTTGCTTGTTCCTCATCCACCTGACGTGGATCCTTCAAGAGGAAATCTCTAGAATAATTTTTAGCTGTAACTACTTCTTCATCTTTGTCATGATTATCCAGTCTCCCAATAACAACATTATCCAGTCTCCCAATAACCTGTTGTCCAGCAGCATCGGCTTTCTGaagtatttctttcttcttcttctttcctcctttagcttcttttttctgcttctttcctcctttagtttctttcttttcatcctGGCCCTTATATGCATTATGAAGATCAGAAGTAGTCCCAGTGGCATCGGCTTTCTGAAgtatttctttcatcttcttctttcctccttTAGCAGTATTCTTTGCCTTACTCAGATCAAGGCTTGGCTTATCCTTTAGAAAGGTGTAAATTTTTGCATAAAGATTAACGAAAAAGGGCTAAACTAAATTGGAAAATAATGAAAGGAAGGAAAGGGTCATACACAGCATAAAAGTACCTGACTAGGGTATGAATCACGTTTAACAAGATGAGAGATATTGAAATTAGCACTCATCAAGGCCCGATCTTCAGATGTAATCTCAAAACCTTTTGGAAGGACGAGATATTGCTCCGTGAATTTCAAGAGGAAATCTCTGGAATATTTTTTGGCTGTAACTACTTCTTCATCTTTGTCATGATTATCCAGTCTCCCAATAACAACATTATCCACTATCAGGCCCTCAGAAGAAATAACAGACGACACTGCCGACTGGTTAGTTGCCACCGGCAACGACTTGGACGCCGCCAATGATTCAGCGTCATGTTTAGACTGCTGCAAAGAGCTTTCTGAACAAATCTCAGAATCCCTTTCAGGATGTGATGAGCTAGCTTCACCAGATGGTCTCACGTGTTTAGGAGATTCACCCTTTTCAGCACCATGTGAGCTACTTGGCCGCATTGAGTCTGCAACCTTTTCTCCAATAGAACCAGCACTTGGCTTGACTGTAACCGGAATCATTGTTGACGGAGCAGAGGAGGAGATTATAGTATGTAGATCACGGGAATGTTCCAAGTTTGGTAGATTAAAAGAATCATGGCGTGCCTGCAGATTAAAAATCACAGAAAGgtttcttaaattattaaatataaatgCATATCTCCAAGCACAAAGGAAATGGTACACCAAAATTATACCAAGTTTGAATAGTACATCGTGCAAAGTTCCATAGTACTTGGAACAATAGACGAAAAGGAAGTGAGGACAGAGGATGCTACCGTTAAGTCTCAGACTTTTAATAGACAAGCAGACCAGAAGACAagactcaaaacaaaaaaagtacaaaCCTGGTCCCCTTTCTGCTCATCCAAATTTGGCGGGGCTGTGCTAGTTTGATCAGGAACCTACAAACACGAAAATCAACACAATCATTTGAATCTATCAAATAAGGTTTAGAAAAATGTCTAGCGCCATTCTATagagaaaaaaactaaacaaattgcATTTAGTGGATGTGAGAGCATAAGCATACCTGCATCCCATTCATGAAACCAGGACTTATGGACTCAAACTGGAAGGAGGATGCCTTAGACGCATCTCCAGGGGCTGATCCATAGAAACCATTAAAAGCATATCATTAGTTATATTATTCTACTACTGCAAGTCAATGTCAAGATCAATAGTCTCCCATGCATATTataacaaaattcttataattcATGCATAGTGGAACTATATCCAAAGCTTCTAGTCATACCCTTTATAGGTGTTCTGGGAGCTGCCGAGTCAGAGCTCATGGAGGCAGGTTGAGAAGTTGGAACCTTCGGAACAGTTCGGTTGCTTCTCTGAGGAGCCGACGACTCAGCTGGCTTGGCAGCTGGGCTTGTAACCGGCATATATATCAGATGGTTCTACCAcacaccattaaaaaaaaaaaaaaaaaaatgaaaaaacaaacaaacgaaaGGAACAAATGCTACCGTTGAGATCAAATGCATGGTTCTCTAGTTTTGAAACGATCAAATTTATAAGATGCTCCTTCACTTTAAATTGTGGGGAGTACACTCTTCCAATAATCTTTCAAAAACATTACATAAAACATATCTGGTgtcaaaaatcatatatataagaTGTCAGGTTGACGACCCAGAGTTATGATACTAAAAGATAGCCTGGAGTAAAATAGTTGCTTATCCAAATTAAAGAACTCCAAAGGAAGGCAGAGAAGCTTTCTTTGGTCCTTATAATCCACGAAAACAAGATTGCTCCATACACACATATTTGGATTCCAAAAGGCATGCATATATAAGAGGTGAAAAACAAACAACACTTATAAGGTTGCTGTAATCAGTATGTAATTGATTCAACTATGAAATTCCCATCATTgaaatttgatcattaattaatatagcAAAAATttaaacgagagagagagagagagagagagagagagagagagagagagagagagagacctggcAATGGCATGGTGTACATGTTCACTGGTATAACTTGGGCCCTGCGAAGAAAACCATTAAGAATCTAAGATTAcatgagagaatgagagaggctTTAATCTAAGATAACACCAACTAAAAGTTTctgttcttcctttttctttttttattctcttctttCCTTAAAGCAGATGGCATACTTCCTACAATAAAGATAGGAAAACTCTACAATAATTGCCAAGGTGATGGTTTAGAAACTAGTCAGAAGGAGAAATGCTACGCTTACTTAACTTCTAAGGGCTCGTATGGCAACAACCTTCCCTCCCCTTCCCTCCTTTTCccttctctctaaaaaaaaatcaatttcaaaacattcttaatttttttcatgttttatatcacattaacaactttttattactatttaaataaaagaactcactataatacaattttttttccactttttcatataaattatttctattttatatcacatcaatcactttttaataCTACTCAAAAAAAATTCCCCCCATATTTGAAGGGAAAGGGGTTGTCAAACGGAGAGTAAAGTAATTTATTCAAAGTGTTTGCTTCTTTATTAAATTATGATATGACATTGAAAATTATCATCGATGCGACatattaatttattcaaaatttgtgataatttttactgtcacattaAAGATAGCACTTACAAATAAACACTTACAAAATATATGTATTCACTGCCACGTTAGTGAGTAAACACTTGAAAGTAAGTATTTTGAAATACATGTAACATTTTTCCATCGTTCTCCAACGAGAAATGGTACAAACTCTTTCTTTTACGCTCTCAAATGCTTACTTCCTAATACTTGAAAATATATGTTCACTCCTACGTTAAGGAGTAAGCATTTTTAACTTTGAAGTACATGTAGTATTTTTCAATCATTCTCCAAAAAGAAATGCTATGCCAACTCTCTCTTTTACACTCTCAAATGCTTACTCGTAATGCTCGACGTGAGTTTTctacattaacattttttaatatcatCTTCTTACTCTCTTTCTACAACTGTCACGTTACAGAATATAAAAAAGAGGAAGTTCTTGTAGCAGTTCACAGTTGGTACATACTGCTTGATTGAGTTCCAGTGACCATTCCGTAGATGCTTTGAGAAGAAAGCCCAGCCAATTGTTAGAGAGAAAAGGGTATCCGAATTTGGCTTCTCCACTTTTCCTTCTTAATTACCAAGCGGACAATACAGTCCATTCGATTCGACGGATCATTCCATCGGCTGGTGTCTGCAAAGTGTCCAACGGTCACAATTGTCGCGTGAAGAAGATAAAATGGTTCAGATTCGATTCAAATACCTCGTGAAGACATGCCCATGAACACAAAGCTTTTTAAACAGAAAATGAGGACAATTACTATTGATTGCAACTATTATTGCTCGATCTTCACCTCCTCTGCAACGTTTACTTTTCTGCTTTCCTGTCGTAGATACGTGTTGTAGGATACCTTCTATTAAGAGGCAGAGTAATGCtacaaacattatttttaaCACAACTATTTTATTATAAAGGTAATGCGATAGTCTTAATTAATTCTGAATTAAtctttgttgaaaaaaaaaatttaaaattagttgAGATTATCACGATAATACtgtgaaataataatagaataaaaataaaatatatagcatttctcttttattaaaGTCAAGAAACAAAGTTAAAgtagttttgggttttgaaatcGGAAACACTTTCTAAGTAAGTTCCCAAAGTACCTTGAGATGCTTTTCAATTCAAATGTGGAGATGTTTCGTTCAAATAGCATGTTACACCGTTTGCAATTAGGTCACACACATTTATTACCCTCGTTGTGTCGCCCTACGGGTTCAAATGAATTTAAGAAGATAGAGCTGGTTAGTTTAAGTGGAATGACAAAATTgtctaaaaaaatgaaatgacaattttacccatatttttatactaactggttcctctccagttcaaatgaactagagaggatccttgtccttAAGGTTCACCTAACCCACAAACTTGTTGACACCTAAACATATTCCATACGAACGACACGTTCTTCCATTAGAATTTGATCAATCGAGATTCACTCCAGACCGatcttatgctctgtttgtttcccgtgtaaaatattttcttaaaaatgtttcaacatttttcaatatttgatGAAAGCTAAAATAATGGTCCATAAAAACCATTTTTAGTTTAGTCGTAAaaacccttttatttttctgaattaaaacttttcattcttGCACATGCACGTTTATAAAAACTTACCCGCCAAGACATTTTTGtaaccaaattttctaaattCCTAACACAAATCTCTCATTCCTAGTTGACCTAATGCTTACAAGTCTTTATCGAGCTTCAACCATATACCTTTCTTTTTGCATTATCTTGTTGACTCTTAACTCCAATTTTTCTGTTGCCCTTAATACAGCCCCGAGTCTTAAAAAGGATTCATATCCCTAATCTTACCAAAAGATTGGTGACCCAGCATCTCCACCCAACCCCAACCCGAGGTTAGCAtactcaacacaaaatagtaaCAGACAAATAACCGTGGAAAAGACCAAACCATGCCTAAACGACTGGTGAAAACAGAACAGAAAAGCTCAAAACGCGAATTCTATTATCAATGACAGTGATGCAAAttttccattctttttttttaagacaccATTTGATAGCCCGTCAACCTTAATTATACATACTACGGAATACCAGCCAGAAGAAAACCAAAACTGCAATGATTAAACAAGGTAAACGCTAATGATAAACTCAATAACCAGCGGAATCTGGTTTGTCTGCATCAAGGTATCTAACGacatacaaaaacaaaaacaataacccACTTTGTGTCTCAAAATCTTTCACCAAGAACTACATTCTGATTTTGCTAATGTCAAAATTAAAGACTTCAGCTCTCAGTCTGCTCCCTCAGCCTCCGGATGGTGCTCCTAACAGTCACAGCACTTGCAGTGCTGTCAAATTAGAACAGAAAACAACAATTAGAACCTTCAACAAAAAGCGTATTGGTAAGTGACAAACACAAACTTGAGAAAATCCTTACTTCATTGTGTATGCACCTCCTGCTTTCACTTTTCCACAATCCTTGCAACCCCAGATACCAACAGCCTTCCTCTTCACTGCAAACTGCAAGAGAACACCATTCATTAAAATGATTACGATGCATCAAACCTAACTTAACATTGAAACACCAGTAAACGTTTATGCCACAAATGAAGTACGGGGAAATAAGGAGAAATACCTTCCCACAAAACTCGCAGAAGTATTTGCTGTGCTGGCTGACCTCCATCTTCTTAATCTGCTTCCTCAAACTAGCACCATATCGGGTACCTGaaataaaagaagataaatatCACCACCTTTCTAAGTACAAATAAGTGCACTGTGTATAAACATGTACTACACGTTCTCAATCAAAAAGAATAAAGGTCCTCAAGATGgggaaagaaaaccaaaaaaaaggaaaatgggtAAGCAATATGAACATGTTCATCACACATGGATAAAGGGTATGGCCCTCAATCTGACAGCGATTACCACTAATCCCCAATGCAAGGATTTAAGATGCATCCAGGACAGAATGCCAAATAAATTATATCCTATAAAATCAAACTCCAGGATCCCACTCAAGATTTCATGAGCAAGGCAGATTACTTATGTCTTAATTCACTTCAAGACAGTGTCATAGACGATGGAATAGCCAAAATATCATGCTAACCACACAACTCCAGTTCCTTTTTTCTATAATCTACCATTATTCCAACCCAATAGCACGAATGCACAGAAGAGTAGACCATCTCCCCATTAATCTCCAGGTCTCAAAAACTTTATAGCAAAAGGGCAAATTTGTTTATTGAACTTACCATACTTCCCGACAATACCCGCCTTCTTGGTTCTCTTGGTCTGCATAACATCAGAATGATCAAGATGGGAGGTGAGGAACCAACCaaccataaataaagaaaactaaatAGATAacttgaaaacacaaaaatagtaACTTTGACATGTATGATTAGTATCAACCAACATGAAGCACATCCAGTGAGCGTCTCAAGGATCAAAAGCAACAATCAAAGTACCCAAGGCTCAATGAAACAAATATAGCACTAACCTACctcttataagaaaaaaaataagtagcAAAAAAGGGACGAAAATTGGTGGTCACTATTAAAACAAATCTATAATCGTTCTGAAATCACATATACAGGGCAGACTTTCAataattgataatattattattgaaaaaatttcaagaacagGACAATTAAACAGCCACCGAGAATTTCAAATTAGAAATCAAACCGATTTGACCTTGCGCAAGTAAAGCCGCACtgaaattttcagaagcaaaaTATACAAGTTGTAAAACAAGTATTCAACAGCTCAAGACACAAACCCATACACACAAACTTATAAGAATCATAATAATTAGCTACCACCTAGTAATGACTATAAATCTCTAAATACCATTACATACAGAAGAACCCTTTACATCAGAGGGATATAACGGAATATCACACCATATAACCTTAATGCATCATctcaagagaagaaaaaataatcaatAATCTATACGAACATTTAAAGTTATTCTAAACTCAATTAGCTACAAAGACCAGTAGCTCATATAACTCATACAAGAGTTAAATAAACTAGCCAAAAATAAACGACCCAGTAAACTCTTTGATTGCCACAGGCCTCGTAAACAAAGTTAGCCATCTATTTCTATTAACCTCCTTAAGATGATTTTCAATCTGATCTAAAACGACACAATATTCAAACAGTGGAAAACAATCAGATTCAAATCAAACCACGAATAACGTAGTAAAACTGATAATttatcacccaaaaaaaaacaactttttccttatttattatCTTCTCGAGGTTCCCACAGTTTTCTCGGCCACCAAACATGTTCTACAATCCAATCTAACCGCTTTCTCAAACCCAACAACGTAAAACTCAGATCCATTTCCACAACATGCAATATCAAACTTCCATATCACGAACACAGATAGAGAGAGATTACCATTTTGGAAGAgcagaaaaccctaaaaagCCTTAGCTTTCCTAGTGCTTCTGAGCGAGCGGCCAAGGGAAGCGTCCCGTTTCGTTGATcgcttatatatatttataagagACTCAGTGAGGCCGATATGAATGCCCTTTGTTGCCTAGGGTTTCTGAGTTTCGGATCATGGACCGTGGAATGGGGTTTTCAGGCCCGATTAATAGGCCTTTAACTATTGGGCTTGTGAATCCTAGGCCCGTGGGTTAAACTTGGTTCACAAGCCCATAAGTATGCAGAAACAGACCAGAATTCTCACTTTGTATCAACGAATTCcgacttcttttttcttgttttttgtttttttttttttttggcttttttaaAGCTtggagtttatatatatatatatatatatatatgcaataatGCTATAAACCACATTTTCATGTCATAATTATCTTACGATCTTGACGTAACCATTCTAACTTATCTTTGGATTAGTCCTTGGTAATTTGGTTTTTCAATTACTTTTAAAAGAAGTGTAAAATAAATTTGGTGAAGACCCTAATTTAGGATGGATTTGTtgccaaatttttaatttggttttgtttttgtttctaattttggGATAGTACTGTGTTGAAAACAACTATGAAGTAATAAGAGTTTTTTTGTTGAAGGCACCAATCAAGTAATTAAGAGTATTGTTTAAGATGATCTTCA harbors:
- the LOC133878797 gene encoding large ribosomal subunit protein eL43z isoform X2, with the translated sequence MTKRTKKAGIVGKYGTRYGASLRKQIKKMEVSQHSKYFCEFCGKFAVKRKAVGIWGCKDCGKVKAGGAYTMNTASAVTVRSTIRRLREQTES
- the LOC133878797 gene encoding large ribosomal subunit protein eL43z isoform X1, with the translated sequence MQTKRTKKAGIVGKYGTRYGASLRKQIKKMEVSQHSKYFCEFCGKFAVKRKAVGIWGCKDCGKVKAGGAYTMNTASAVTVRSTIRRLREQTES